The proteins below are encoded in one region of Sinorhizobium meliloti:
- a CDS encoding sensor histidine kinase, with protein MVVIAEPDLLPDLSGSHIADPSYRRSRTKRKFNGSGTVLVGALGSFWRAQTAGWLFGALFAVVSRILAFEDVAFAFALTAVLEPLGFALTTLAYRIFRHRIGGVTLTVVAVALALSIAGGVLQMLIANAMKDVLQPNIDPDYGANGSVIPAIYYTLIFLGWSLAYLWIKADADARKQRMRRHRAREEALRAELHQLRLQLDSHFLFNVLNTVAMEIPEEPDTALEMIHRITAYLRYLLENQTRRICPLSDEIEAMMAYIRIQELRFEGRLDCVVEVDPAARPVAVPHLILQPLVENAVKHGLRSPASRFAVGITVECRDADLFIEISNPGRLEAGERDRPPIGLANIRRRLELHYPLGHALTLIQAGDKVIARLMLRGAACYA; from the coding sequence ATGGTTGTTATTGCCGAGCCCGATCTGCTTCCCGATCTGAGTGGAAGTCACATCGCGGATCCAAGCTACAGGCGGAGCCGGACGAAGCGAAAATTCAACGGGTCGGGTACCGTTCTGGTGGGTGCGCTCGGTTCGTTCTGGCGGGCGCAGACGGCCGGCTGGCTCTTCGGCGCGCTGTTCGCCGTCGTCAGCCGTATTCTCGCATTCGAGGACGTGGCGTTCGCGTTTGCATTGACCGCCGTTCTCGAGCCGCTTGGGTTCGCGCTCACTACGCTTGCTTACCGAATATTCCGTCACCGGATCGGCGGCGTCACGCTGACGGTCGTTGCAGTCGCCCTGGCGCTCTCGATTGCCGGTGGCGTGCTGCAGATGCTGATCGCCAACGCAATGAAGGACGTCCTGCAGCCGAACATCGATCCGGACTATGGCGCCAATGGCTCGGTAATCCCGGCCATCTACTATACCCTTATCTTTCTGGGATGGTCTCTTGCCTATCTCTGGATCAAGGCGGATGCCGACGCCCGAAAGCAACGGATGCGGCGCCACCGGGCTCGTGAGGAGGCGCTGCGGGCCGAGCTTCACCAGCTGCGCCTGCAACTCGATTCACACTTCCTGTTCAACGTGCTGAACACTGTCGCGATGGAGATTCCGGAGGAGCCGGACACCGCGCTTGAGATGATCCATCGGATCACGGCGTATCTGCGCTACTTGCTCGAGAACCAAACGCGTCGCATCTGTCCGCTCTCGGACGAGATCGAAGCGATGATGGCCTACATCCGTATCCAGGAGTTGCGGTTCGAAGGTCGCCTCGATTGCGTGGTCGAGGTGGACCCCGCCGCCCGGCCGGTCGCCGTGCCGCACCTCATTCTACAGCCGCTGGTCGAGAACGCCGTGAAGCACGGACTGCGCTCGCCGGCCAGCCGCTTCGCGGTCGGCATCACCGTAGAGTGTCGGGATGCCGACCTCTTCATCGAGATCAGCAATCCCGGCCGGCTGGAGGCGGGCGAGCGTGACCGTCCGCCGATCGGTCTCGCCAACATTCGCCGCCGGCTGGAACTGCACTATCCACTCGGCCACGCACTCACACTGATCCAGGCCGGCGACAAGGTGATCGCGCGACTGATGCTGAGGGGGGCTGCATGCTACGCGTGA
- a CDS encoding LytR/AlgR family response regulator transcription factor: MLRVMVVDDEPPARRGLKRLMQAHPDVEVVGEAGSLDQAHQLTHALRPDAIFLDIDLGDDDGFGLIKRLDQVPAIVFVTGHGTYAPQAFDVAALDFLLKPVERQRLALTLERLRRYRHALELGGKVLDDTATVLPVVMPGRRRLHIRMAGQTLVLPTDGIAMLAAEADFTRIVMADARDHLVCRLLGQFDAELPTPPFFRVSRSLIINLDRVVRVRSQDKGRSLLSLGRSLTPIMLGRVATTRLRRALDGFQRVGTVPDG, translated from the coding sequence ATGCTACGCGTGATGGTTGTCGACGACGAGCCGCCGGCCCGGCGCGGGCTGAAGCGACTCATGCAAGCGCACCCGGATGTCGAAGTCGTCGGCGAAGCCGGCTCACTGGATCAGGCGCATCAACTGACGCACGCCTTGCGGCCAGATGCGATCTTCCTCGACATCGACCTTGGCGACGATGACGGCTTCGGCCTCATCAAGCGGCTCGATCAGGTGCCCGCGATCGTCTTCGTGACCGGACATGGCACCTACGCGCCTCAAGCCTTCGATGTCGCAGCGCTCGACTTCCTGCTGAAGCCGGTCGAGCGGCAGCGCCTGGCGCTGACCCTCGAGCGGTTGCGGCGTTATCGGCACGCACTCGAACTCGGCGGCAAGGTCCTCGATGACACGGCAACCGTGCTGCCGGTGGTCATGCCGGGCAGGCGACGCTTGCACATCAGGATGGCGGGCCAAACACTCGTCCTGCCGACCGACGGGATCGCCATGCTGGCCGCCGAAGCGGACTTTACGCGCATCGTGATGGCGGATGCACGGGACCATCTGGTATGCCGGTTGCTCGGCCAGTTCGACGCAGAGCTTCCGACGCCGCCATTCTTCCGCGTCAGCCGCTCTCTGATTATAAATCTGGATCGGGTGGTGCGCGTGAGATCGCAAGACAAGGGGCGCTCGCTCCTGTCGCTCGGCCGGTCCCTTACGCCAATCATGCTCGGTCGGGTCGCCACCACTCGCTTGCGGCGTGCGCTCGATGGATTCCAGCGGGTCGGAACTGTCCCTGACGGGTGA